TAACGTCATTCTACGATTTCGAGAGCTTTGTCAACAATTCATGGTCAACATGTACGCGAAGATAGAAGGCGAACGACTACGATACTTACGATATAATCAACTCAAGCTACGTGTGGAAGAGTACATTCACTTGCGAGACGCTATTGTCAACAACGCCGACGCCGCCGAAATTGGTAACTCTGTCATTCTACCATCATCGTACGTAGGCAGTCCACGTCATATGCAAGAGTATATACAGGGTGCTCTGACTTTCGTGCGCGAATATGGGCGACCgtgtttatttatcacgttCACATGTAATCCAAAATGGCCAGAGATTACATCTTTGCTGTTGCTTGGCCAAAATGCAATACATCGTCATGACATTACAGCACGTGTGTTTAGACAAAAGCTGaagtcattaataaattttattactaaatcacaTGTATTCGGTCCCACACGTTGCTGGCTGTACTCGGTTGAGTGGCAAAAGCGAGGATTACCTCATGCCCACATTTTGGTTTGGTTAATCGACAAAATCCGTCCTGAAGAAatagataatataatttctgCAGAAATTCCCGATCCGTCTACTGATCAATTgctgtttgatattgttacaGCAAACATGATTCATGGCCCATGCGGTACTTTTAATCGTTCATCGCCTTGCATGTCAGATGGaaaatgtacaaaaaatttccctaAAGATTTCACTAACGATACAATCACAAATGTCAACGGATATCCAATATATCGTCGAAGGAATCCAGATAATGGCggacaatcatttattaaaaacatcagCAACACAGACATTGATATTGACAGTCGTTGGGTCGTGCCATATTCGCCCCTGCTGAGCAAAACATACAATgctcatattaatgttgagtTCTGCAGTTCTGTGAAGAGCATCAAATACATTTGCAAGTATGTCCATAAAGGCAGTGACATGGCGGTGTTTAGAGTGGAAAATACCAATGTGAGTGCTTCTCcagtaaataaaaacgatGAAATAACGCTCTACCAAATAGGTCGGTACATCAGCTCCAATGAAGCTGTTTGGTGTATCTTTGGTTTTCCAATTCATGAACGGGATCCAGCAGTTGTTCAGTTAGCCGTTCATCTTGAAAATGGTCAGCGTGTATATTTCACGAACGAGACAGCGATTGATCGTGCTATAAATCCACCAAAAACTAAACtcactgaattttttgaattgtgtaaTCGTGCGGATGATTTTGGTGCCTTTGCACGTACATTACTCTATTCACAAGTACCACGCTATTTCATATGGGCTCAAACAAAACAATGGATACCCTGCAAGTAAGGCTCACCAGTTGATGCATGccccaatttattcaaatcaaaCGCCTTGGGGCGAGTATTTTCAGTGAATCCAAGACAGACTGAGTGCTTTTATCTTCGACTATTGTTggttaatgttactggcccaTTGTCATTTCAAGATATACGTAAAGTGAATGGGCAACAGTATACAACGTATAAAGATGCATGCCTTGCACTCGGCTTGCTAGAAGATGACAATCAGTGGGAATGTATGCTTGCTGAAGCAGCATTGAACTGTACAGCAATACAAATTCGTCTACTATTCGCTATAGTGTTGACTACATGTTTTCCAGCCCGAGCAGAGATATTGTGGAATAATTACAAAGATTCAGTGACTGATGATATATTGCATCAACATCGTACACGGTGTAACGATCTAGCGATAACATTCAGCGACTATATGTACAATGAAGCATTGATTGCTATTGAGGATCTTTGCATTATCATTGCCAACTTACCACTCAGTCATTTCGGTATGAATTCGCCAAATCGAGGTGCAACTGATTTAATGAACACTGAAATGAATCGTGAAATGCAGTACAACACTGTAGAAACGGCGACGATTGTTACTCGCAATGTCCCACTAATGAATGAGGAACAAAGAACCATTTACGACCACATTATGCTCTCAGTTTCAGCAGGACAAGGTGGGTTCTTCTTTTTAGATGCACCAGGTGAAACTGGCAAGACATTCCTTATTTCGCTAATTCTCGCCAAAAATACGATCCAATAATGGCATCGCATTGGCCGTTGTATCATCGGGCATTGCGGCAACTTTATTGGATGGAGGCAGAACAGCTCATTCAGTATTTAAGCTAccactaaatattcaaaataaccctgacgcagtgtgcaacataaaaaaacaatcgtcCATAGCCACAGTGCtgaaacagtgtaaaattatcatctggGATGAATGTACCATGGCACACAAACATTCGCTTGAGTCGTTGAACAggacattgaaagatattaaaaacaaactaTTTGGTGGCACTCTGTTAGTCCTTTCAGGTGACTTCAGACAAACACTTCCCGTCATTCCACGTTCAACATACGCTGATGAAATCAACGCCTGCTTAAAATCATCGACATTGTGGCATAATGTTGAAATAGTACAGCTGAAAGTAAATATGcgcgttcaaatgcttcaagatccaTCCGCTGAAACATTCTCAAAACAACTCTTAGATATCGGCGATGGAAAAGTCACTATAGCTGAAACTGGATACATAAAATTAGCGAATgatttctgcacaatcattgattcgcaagatgctctcattgaacaaatatttcccgatgtacacacgaattacataaatctcgagtggcttgcagaaagagcaatgttagctgcaaaaaatgtggacgttgatattttaaatctgaagatacaacagttattgccaggggacttggtatcatataaatctattgatacagtttgcgatgacactgaagctgtaaattttccaacagagtttttgaactcactagatttgccaggcatgccaccACATAACTTACAATTAAAGGTTGGATcttc
The sequence above is drawn from the Cotesia glomerata isolate CgM1 linkage group LG4, MPM_Cglom_v2.3, whole genome shotgun sequence genome and encodes:
- the LOC123263065 gene encoding uncharacterized protein LOC123263065, with product MIHGPCGTFNRSSPCMSDGKCTKNFPKDFTNDTITNVNGYPIYRRRNPDNGGQSFIKNISNTDIDIDSRWVVPYSPLLSKTYNAHINVEFCSSVKSIKYICKYVHKGSDMAVFRVENTNVSASPVNKNDEITLYQIGRYISSNEAVWCIFGFPIHERDPAVVQLAVHLENGQRVYFTNETAIDRAINPPKTKLTEFFELCNRADDFGAFALNPRQTECFYLRLLLVNVTGPLSFQDIRKVNGQQYTTYKDACLALGLLEDDNQWECMLAEAALNCTAIQIRLLFAIVLTTCFPARAEILWNNYKDSVTDDILHQHRTRCNDLAITFSDYMYNEALIAIEDLCIIIANLPLSHFGMNSPNRGATDLMNTEMNREMQYNTVETATIVTRNVPLMNEEQRTIYDHIMLSVSAGQGGFFFLDAPGETGKTFLISLILAKNTIQ